In Desulfosalsimonas propionicica, one DNA window encodes the following:
- a CDS encoding 2-phosphosulfolactate phosphatase translates to MKFHIVHYARGAEKARGLAVVIDVFRAFSVACYAFDQGAEKIVAAETLDAARAVKQKYPHYLLMGERHAKKPLDFDLGNSPSEIGGKDLFGKTLVHSTHAGTKALLAARGADTVITASFVNAAAVARYIARTCPDDVYLVCAGFEGKSEALEDVLCARYIRQLVFGENPDVAPMAQQLKTAASALRFFDPQDPHSPEADFYMCMDANRFNCVIRKTEADKATCVLKPFFSRFS, encoded by the coding sequence ATGAAGTTTCATATTGTTCATTATGCCCGGGGAGCTGAAAAAGCCCGGGGCCTTGCGGTTGTCATTGACGTGTTCAGGGCCTTCTCGGTTGCCTGTTACGCATTTGACCAGGGGGCGGAAAAAATTGTGGCCGCAGAAACCCTGGATGCCGCCAGGGCGGTTAAACAAAAATACCCGCATTATCTGCTCATGGGAGAGCGCCACGCCAAAAAGCCCTTGGATTTTGATTTGGGCAACTCCCCATCTGAGATTGGGGGAAAAGACCTTTTTGGCAAAACCCTGGTGCATTCCACCCATGCGGGCACCAAGGCGCTTCTGGCCGCGCGGGGCGCGGATACCGTGATTACGGCAAGCTTTGTCAATGCCGCCGCTGTTGCCCGCTATATTGCCCGGACTTGTCCGGATGACGTTTATCTGGTCTGCGCCGGGTTTGAGGGCAAAAGCGAGGCCCTGGAGGATGTGCTCTGCGCCCGGTATATCCGGCAGCTTGTCTTTGGGGAAAATCCTGATGTTGCCCCAATGGCCCAACAGCTTAAAACCGCTGCCTCGGCCCTGCGCTTTTTTGATCCCCAAGACCCCCATTCGCCTGAGGCGGATTTTTACATGTGCATGGATGCCAATCGTTTCAACTGCGTTATCAGAAAAACAGAAGCAGATAAGGCCACCTGCGTGCTAAAGCCTTTTTTCAGCCGCTTTTCTTGA
- a CDS encoding cation diffusion facilitator family transporter produces MTKNANESPEGLVRRVTWWGLGVNILLAAFKVIAGWLGHSQALVADGIHSITDTVTDVAVILGSYFWSRPADLSHPYGHKRLETTVSIFIGAMLFMAGAGIGWDAVTSVHKAHAHNVRMIALAAAAVSIVIKEMLYQWTRRVGRRANSVALAANAWHHRLDAFSSVPVLAAVAVSFVRPEWHLVDHVAAFFVAILICYAAIGIIASGFKELVDQGAPPEVCEQIRQIVTTHPGVRQVHNIRTRYSGSQLCVDLHVVVDSEMSVYEGHRVAEQVKTLLLQKGPEILDVEVHIEPVEAALSDRECRRI; encoded by the coding sequence ATGACAAAAAACGCAAATGAGTCGCCTGAAGGCCTGGTCCGACGGGTGACATGGTGGGGCCTTGGCGTCAATATCCTGCTTGCGGCCTTTAAAGTGATCGCCGGGTGGCTGGGTCACAGCCAGGCCCTGGTGGCAGATGGAATCCACAGCATCACGGATACGGTTACAGACGTGGCCGTGATCCTGGGTTCCTATTTCTGGTCCCGGCCGGCCGATCTTTCCCACCCATACGGCCACAAACGCCTGGAGACAACGGTTTCCATATTTATCGGGGCAATGCTGTTTATGGCCGGAGCCGGTATCGGCTGGGACGCGGTCACATCCGTGCACAAGGCCCATGCCCACAACGTGCGCATGATCGCCCTGGCTGCGGCTGCTGTATCCATTGTGATCAAGGAAATGTTATACCAGTGGACCCGGCGGGTCGGCCGGCGTGCCAATAGCGTGGCCCTGGCGGCAAATGCCTGGCATCACCGGCTGGATGCTTTCAGCTCCGTTCCGGTGCTTGCTGCCGTGGCTGTTTCCTTTGTCCGCCCGGAGTGGCACCTGGTCGATCATGTGGCTGCATTTTTCGTGGCCATTTTGATCTGCTATGCCGCCATCGGTATTATTGCTTCCGGGTTTAAGGAACTGGTGGACCAGGGCGCGCCCCCTGAAGTGTGCGAACAGATCCGGCAGATCGTAACGACCCATCCGGGGGTTCGCCAGGTGCACAATATCCGCACCCGGTATTCCGGCAGCCAGCTGTGCGTGGACCTGCACGTGGTGGTTGACAGTGAAATGAGCGTTTATGAGGGCCACCGCGTAGCCGAACAGGTCAAAACCCTGCTTTTGCAGAAAGGTCCTGAGATACTGGATGTGGAAGTGCATATCGAGCCCGTGGAGGCGGCCCTGTCAGATAGGGAATGCAGGCGGATCTGA
- a CDS encoding ADP-ribosylglycohydrolase family protein, which translates to MLGAIAGDIIGSVYEGRGMKTRDFALFSRGCTFTDDTVLTVAVADAILTGADYIDKFHEYFHKYPHAGFGGSFMQWAAQRLRRPYYSFGNGSAMRVSPVGFAFDDLETVLAEAEKSAAVTHNHPEGIKGAQAAAAGVFLARTGAGKDRIRDFVTQRFSYDLETPLAEIRRTYRFDVSCQGSVPQSIIAFLEAETWEDAVRNAVSLGGDADTMAAIAGAVAEAFFGIPDDVASKAISYLDPALKEVTGEFARRFGLSYHGIFTNG; encoded by the coding sequence ATGCTGGGGGCCATTGCAGGAGATATAATCGGTTCGGTCTATGAAGGCCGGGGAATGAAAACCCGGGATTTTGCGCTTTTTTCCCGTGGCTGCACTTTTACCGACGATACCGTGCTCACCGTGGCTGTGGCCGACGCGATTTTAACCGGCGCGGATTACATTGACAAGTTCCACGAATATTTCCACAAATATCCCCATGCCGGATTCGGGGGATCCTTTATGCAGTGGGCGGCTCAGCGCCTGCGCAGGCCCTATTACAGCTTTGGAAACGGATCAGCCATGCGGGTCAGCCCTGTGGGTTTTGCATTTGATGATCTGGAAACCGTGTTGGCAGAGGCTGAAAAAAGCGCGGCCGTGACCCACAATCATCCCGAGGGCATCAAGGGTGCGCAGGCAGCGGCGGCCGGCGTGTTTCTGGCCAGAACCGGGGCGGGCAAAGACCGGATTCGGGATTTTGTCACCCAGCGGTTTTCCTATGACCTGGAGACCCCATTGGCTGAAATTCGCAGGACGTACCGGTTTGATGTCTCCTGCCAGGGTTCGGTGCCCCAGTCCATTATTGCCTTTCTAGAAGCTGAAACCTGGGAGGATGCTGTGCGAAACGCCGTGTCTTTGGGCGGGGATGCAGACACCATGGCTGCCATTGCCGGCGCCGTGGCCGAGGCCTTTTTCGGTATTCCCGACGATGTGGCATCCAAAGCCATTTCATATCTTGACCCCGCCTTAAAAGAGGTGACAGGCGAATTTGCCCGGCGTTTCGGGCTGTCTTATCATGGCATTTTCACCAACGGGTGA
- a CDS encoding FAD binding domain-containing protein: MLPHFSYVRPETVKDTIRHLNTKGAAVHAGGTDLIGCLREKIMNVDKVVSLSALAELCEIKKTAGGGLSIGALATITQVAESPLVREKYPGLARGAAEVASPQLRNQGTLGGNLCQKPRCWYYRGEFACLRKGGNICYAIDGENQFHAIFGHDRICAITHPSDTAPPLAALRAKVRIAGPDGARSIAVANLHVLPKQNVHAETVLKPGEIITRIELPPPGENLYSAYRKVRARRSWDFALAGLALAFETDGGRVKNARVFLSGAAPVPWRSRAVEQAVNGQRLNDTTIAEAAEAVIQEADPLSENAYKLNLFKGVVEEQLHAAATAA, from the coding sequence GTGCTGCCGCATTTTTCATATGTCCGTCCGGAAACAGTCAAGGATACGATCCGGCATTTAAACACAAAGGGTGCAGCCGTGCATGCCGGAGGCACAGACCTGATCGGATGCCTGCGCGAAAAGATCATGAATGTGGACAAGGTGGTCAGCCTCAGTGCCCTTGCCGAACTCTGCGAGATCAAAAAAACCGCAGGCGGCGGACTGTCCATTGGCGCCCTGGCCACCATCACCCAGGTGGCCGAAAGTCCCCTGGTCCGGGAGAAATACCCGGGCCTGGCCCGGGGCGCCGCTGAGGTGGCCAGCCCCCAGCTCAGAAACCAGGGAACCCTTGGCGGAAACCTGTGTCAGAAGCCCAGGTGCTGGTATTACCGGGGCGAATTTGCCTGCCTGCGCAAGGGCGGTAATATCTGTTATGCCATTGACGGAGAAAACCAGTTTCACGCGATATTCGGCCACGATCGTATCTGTGCCATCACTCATCCTTCGGACACCGCCCCGCCGCTGGCCGCGCTGAGGGCAAAGGTCAGGATTGCCGGCCCGGACGGTGCCAGAAGCATTGCAGTGGCAAACCTCCATGTGCTGCCCAAACAGAATGTGCATGCAGAAACCGTTTTAAAACCCGGCGAGATCATCACCCGCATCGAACTGCCGCCGCCCGGCGAAAATCTCTACAGCGCATACCGCAAGGTCAGGGCCAGGCGGTCCTGGGATTTTGCCCTTGCCGGGCTGGCCCTGGCCTTTGAAACAGACGGCGGCCGGGTGAAAAACGCCCGGGTGTTTCTCTCGGGGGCCGCACCGGTGCCATGGCGCAGCCGCGCCGTGGAGCAGGCCGTAAACGGGCAGCGCTTAAATGATACAACCATTGCAGAAGCCGCCGAAGCCGTGATCCAGGAGGCAGATCCCCTGAGCGAAAACGCCTATAAGTTAAATCTTTTCAAAGGGGTTGTTGAAGAACAATTGCATGCCGCAGCTACAGCGGCATAG